The Penaeus chinensis breed Huanghai No. 1 chromosome 16, ASM1920278v2, whole genome shotgun sequence genome window below encodes:
- the LOC125033416 gene encoding lanC-like protein 2 isoform X1: MIGFKLSFRVGLVLISTLFGTPVSKSSMAESRHFPNPYPPTLQGERAKILDDSKNQLSEEYVANSRRTVQNLLKVLDAEEKRSLDWGDVSVYTGVSGYVLLYLHLTDVLEDDRYIQKALPLIEKAITKIKGRRVAFVCGDPGPLTLGAILYHRLNMTSQVPACIEGVKKLKKDILNPKSDVPDEILYGRAGYLYALLLIQQKIGKAEIDDTLVRSVVSAILDSGRALSLKEKRSVPLMYQWHEKHYIGAAHGIIGILFMLLQAKEHLTSAELNELVKPTIDYVAKLQFPSGNLPSSLSNESDRLIHWCHGAPGAVFLFAKAYQVFNERSYLEHALKAGESIWERGLLKKGYGLCHGSSGNGYALLYLYQVTGDSEMLYRAAQFGHWCQDYGKHGCRTPDRPMSLFEGLAGNIHFLADIAKPKNAKFPAFVL; the protein is encoded by the exons ATGATAGGCTTCAAGCTCTCCTTCCGGGTCGGTCTCGTGCTT ATAAGCACTCTTTTTGGGACTCCAGTCTCAAAGTCCAGCATGGCAGAGTCTCGCCATTTTCCAAATCCTTATCCACCCACTCTTCAAGGGGAGAGGGCAAAGATCTTAGATGATAGTAAGAATCAG CTCTCTGAAGAATATGTAGCAAATTCAAGAAGGACTGTTCAGAATCTCCTGAAGGTACTAGATGCTGAAGAGAAAAGAAGCTTAGACTGGGGTGATGTTTCTGTGTATACAGGAGTTTCTGGTTATGTTCTGCTTTATCTCCATCTTACAGATGTGCTGGAAGATGACAGATACATACAG AAAGCTTTGCCTCTAATTGAAAAGGCTATCACAAAAATAAAGGGACGGCGAGTAGCTTTTGTCTGTGGTGACCCAGGACCTTTAACCCTTGGAGCTATTCTGTATCATCGGTTGAATATGACATCACAGGTTCCAGCTTGCATTGAGGG TGTCAAGAAACTGAAAAAAGACATACTCAACCCAAAGTCAGATGTGCCTGATGAAATTCTGTATGGAAGAGCAGGTTACCTTTATGCACTCCTTCTTATTCAGCAGAAG ATTGGAAAGGCTGAAATCGATGACACACTTGTAAGGTCCGTAGTATCAGCAATTTTAGATTCTGGCCGAGCTCTTTCTCTCAAAGAAAAAAGGTCTGTTCCTCTGATGTACCAGTGGCATGAGAAGCACTATATTGGAGCAGCTCATGGCATAATAGGAATTCTCTTCATGCTCCTACAG GCAAAGGAACACCTCACATCTGCAGAGCTGAATGAGCTGGTGAAACCAACAATTGATTATGTTGCTAAGCTACAGTTTCCCTCAGGCAATTTACCGTCATCTCTCAGCAATGAATCTGACCGACTTATACACTGGTGCCATGGTGCTCCTGGAGCTGTGTTTCTTTTTGCAAAAGCTTATCAG GTATTCAATGAAAGAAGTTACTTAGAACATGCACTGAAAGCTGGTGAAAGTATTTGGGAAAGAGGACTGTTAAAGAAAGGTTATGGTTTGTGTCATGGTTCCTCAGGAAACGGTTATGCATTACTGTACCTCTACCAG GTTACGGGGGATTCTGAAATGTTGTATAGAGCAGCACAGTTTGGACACTGGTGTCAAGATTATGGAAAGCATGGCTGCCGCACACCAGATAGACCAATGTCCTTGTTTGAGGGCCTGGCTGGTAATATTCACTTCTTGGCTGATATTGCAAAGCCCAAAAATGCAAAGTTTCCTGCTTTTGTTTTGTAA
- the LOC125033416 gene encoding lanC-like protein 2 isoform X2, which translates to MAESRHFPNPYPPTLQGERAKILDDSKNQLSEEYVANSRRTVQNLLKVLDAEEKRSLDWGDVSVYTGVSGYVLLYLHLTDVLEDDRYIQKALPLIEKAITKIKGRRVAFVCGDPGPLTLGAILYHRLNMTSQVPACIEGVKKLKKDILNPKSDVPDEILYGRAGYLYALLLIQQKIGKAEIDDTLVRSVVSAILDSGRALSLKEKRSVPLMYQWHEKHYIGAAHGIIGILFMLLQAKEHLTSAELNELVKPTIDYVAKLQFPSGNLPSSLSNESDRLIHWCHGAPGAVFLFAKAYQVFNERSYLEHALKAGESIWERGLLKKGYGLCHGSSGNGYALLYLYQVTGDSEMLYRAAQFGHWCQDYGKHGCRTPDRPMSLFEGLAGNIHFLADIAKPKNAKFPAFVL; encoded by the exons ATGGCAGAGTCTCGCCATTTTCCAAATCCTTATCCACCCACTCTTCAAGGGGAGAGGGCAAAGATCTTAGATGATAGTAAGAATCAG CTCTCTGAAGAATATGTAGCAAATTCAAGAAGGACTGTTCAGAATCTCCTGAAGGTACTAGATGCTGAAGAGAAAAGAAGCTTAGACTGGGGTGATGTTTCTGTGTATACAGGAGTTTCTGGTTATGTTCTGCTTTATCTCCATCTTACAGATGTGCTGGAAGATGACAGATACATACAG AAAGCTTTGCCTCTAATTGAAAAGGCTATCACAAAAATAAAGGGACGGCGAGTAGCTTTTGTCTGTGGTGACCCAGGACCTTTAACCCTTGGAGCTATTCTGTATCATCGGTTGAATATGACATCACAGGTTCCAGCTTGCATTGAGGG TGTCAAGAAACTGAAAAAAGACATACTCAACCCAAAGTCAGATGTGCCTGATGAAATTCTGTATGGAAGAGCAGGTTACCTTTATGCACTCCTTCTTATTCAGCAGAAG ATTGGAAAGGCTGAAATCGATGACACACTTGTAAGGTCCGTAGTATCAGCAATTTTAGATTCTGGCCGAGCTCTTTCTCTCAAAGAAAAAAGGTCTGTTCCTCTGATGTACCAGTGGCATGAGAAGCACTATATTGGAGCAGCTCATGGCATAATAGGAATTCTCTTCATGCTCCTACAG GCAAAGGAACACCTCACATCTGCAGAGCTGAATGAGCTGGTGAAACCAACAATTGATTATGTTGCTAAGCTACAGTTTCCCTCAGGCAATTTACCGTCATCTCTCAGCAATGAATCTGACCGACTTATACACTGGTGCCATGGTGCTCCTGGAGCTGTGTTTCTTTTTGCAAAAGCTTATCAG GTATTCAATGAAAGAAGTTACTTAGAACATGCACTGAAAGCTGGTGAAAGTATTTGGGAAAGAGGACTGTTAAAGAAAGGTTATGGTTTGTGTCATGGTTCCTCAGGAAACGGTTATGCATTACTGTACCTCTACCAG GTTACGGGGGATTCTGAAATGTTGTATAGAGCAGCACAGTTTGGACACTGGTGTCAAGATTATGGAAAGCATGGCTGCCGCACACCAGATAGACCAATGTCCTTGTTTGAGGGCCTGGCTGGTAATATTCACTTCTTGGCTGATATTGCAAAGCCCAAAAATGCAAAGTTTCCTGCTTTTGTTTTGTAA